The following proteins are co-located in the Barnesiella propionica genome:
- a CDS encoding T9SS type A sorting domain-containing protein, producing MKKTILFLILLLMTGSIYAASLIGVKSPAYCSDIQGNTTIDISAPTYSEVKVHCWKQGTGYGTYELVGTVALDSEGAGTIVFPADEYPHGPLNIRISGTNSESYRDNCYLQLYNKGGVSWNEGLPADPPAAAGMKLVFADDFDTELSIGVDPSKHTYYDHKPPYGQEDFSSIPFTSFDHKNNPFSQVDSYLRIRADANKNSAGLISSLFSNNRGIMAKAPCYFECRFIGPNAPGSWPSFWLLSVKDRISIKTEPCDELDVIEAYGGEGPGSPNSKQLYRVTSHAWNQTGKPVQICDQFYQTKGLIDMYNYNILAPWYDQLHIYGCKITETDIIYYCDNIEVARHEVLPISKTKPFYFMINLSTGGGWPVDLSRYDGVIDMYVDYVRVYSSNQSDGVESAKNSAFDVTVSPNPVDTESAISFNVPAMENISVTLYNSLGQQVFTHGSRQEGDVKIPVNMSGMDRGLYFAKINVGNLQVSKTIIKK from the coding sequence ATGAAAAAAACTATTTTATTTCTAATTTTATTGTTGATGACAGGAAGCATTTATGCAGCCAGTCTCATAGGAGTAAAGTCTCCAGCTTATTGTTCCGATATTCAGGGGAATACCACTATAGATATTTCCGCCCCTACGTATTCGGAAGTAAAAGTTCATTGCTGGAAACAGGGAACCGGTTACGGCACATATGAACTTGTGGGTACGGTGGCCCTGGACAGCGAAGGTGCGGGAACCATTGTATTTCCGGCGGACGAGTATCCTCATGGCCCGCTTAATATAAGAATTTCCGGTACGAATAGTGAATCATACAGGGATAATTGTTATTTACAGTTATATAATAAGGGAGGAGTCTCTTGGAATGAAGGACTGCCTGCGGATCCTCCTGCAGCAGCAGGTATGAAATTAGTATTTGCCGACGATTTTGATACAGAATTATCCATTGGCGTTGATCCTTCAAAACATACTTATTATGACCATAAACCTCCTTACGGACAGGAGGATTTCAGTTCTATACCATTTACAAGTTTTGATCACAAGAATAATCCTTTCAGCCAGGTAGATTCTTATTTACGTATCCGTGCCGATGCCAATAAAAACAGTGCAGGGTTAATATCCTCCCTCTTTAGCAACAATCGCGGAATTATGGCTAAAGCTCCTTGTTATTTCGAATGTCGTTTTATTGGGCCGAATGCTCCGGGTTCATGGCCTTCATTCTGGTTGTTAAGTGTTAAAGATAGAATCAGCATTAAAACGGAACCTTGCGACGAATTGGATGTTATCGAGGCATATGGCGGAGAAGGTCCCGGTTCGCCCAACAGCAAACAATTGTATCGTGTGACTTCTCATGCCTGGAATCAAACCGGAAAGCCGGTACAAATTTGTGACCAGTTCTACCAGACTAAAGGTCTTATAGATATGTATAATTATAATATTTTGGCACCCTGGTATGATCAGTTGCATATCTACGGCTGTAAGATTACGGAAACGGATATAATTTATTATTGTGACAATATTGAAGTAGCAAGACATGAAGTATTGCCTATATCCAAAACAAAACCGTTTTATTTTATGATAAATCTTTCAACCGGTGGAGGGTGGCCTGTTGATTTATCACGTTATGACGGAGTTATAGATATGTATGTCGATTATGTTCGTGTATATAGCAGTAATCAGTCAGACGGTGTTGAATCGGCAAAAAACTCGGCTTTTGACGTGACTGTTTCTCCTAACCCGGTGGATACTGAATCGGCGATTTCATTCAATGTTCCCGCTATGGAAAACATATCGGTGACATTGTATAATAGTTTGGGACAACAAGTATTTACACATGGCTCCCGTCAGGAAGGAGATGTCAAAATTCCTGTGAACATGTCCGGTATGGATAGAGGTCTTTATTTTGCTAAAATTAATGTTGGCAATTTACAGGTAAGCAAGACTATTATTAAAAAATAG